The window TGCCATTTCAGGCCCGACAATCGTGAGATCAATTTGATTTTCTTGTGCGAAGTGAGCTAATGCCTTTACATCTGTTTCTTCAATAGGAACTAATGTTGCTTCAACCATCCCATCATTTCCTGGAGCACAAAAAATTTGAGTAACCTTTGTGTCACGAGCTAATTTTTTAACCACTGCATGTTCGCGTCCACCGCGTCCAATAACTAAAACTTTCATTTTTTTCTCCTCTATTTTCACATCAATTAGTGTTTAAAGTGACGAACTTTCGTAAAGACCATCGCAATTCCATGTTTATTACATGCGTCAATTGAGTCTTGATCTTTAATTGATCCACCTGGTTGAATAATCGCTTTAACCCCATATTTTGCTGCTAATTCAACTGTATCTGACATCGGAAAAAAGGCATCTGATGCTAAATAAGAACCTTCTACTAACGTACCTGCTTGTTCTAAAGCAATTTTCGCTGCTCCAACGCGATTCATTTGCCCAGCTCCAACACCGATAGTCATATTATCTTTAACTAATGTAATGGCGTTTGATTTAACGTGCTTACAAACTTTAAATCCAAATAATAATTGCTCTAAATCTTCTTCTGTTGGTTTAACGTCTGTTACACACTCTAAGTCTTCTTTTTTGACTTGAACGATATCTAAATCTTGAACAAGTAATCCACCTTTAACTGATACTAATTTTTCCCCTGGTTGAAGACGTTCTGTCATATCAGTTGTTAGTAAGCGAATGTTTTTCTTTTGTTTTAAAATTTCTAACGCTTCTGGTGTAAAGCTTGGTGCAATGACAATTTCTAAAAAGATTTTATGAAGTTCTTCAGCTAACTCTTTTGATACTTCGCGATTTAAAGCAACAATTCCACCAAAAATAGACTTTTTATCTGCTTCATAAGCTTTAGCATAAGCTTCTTCAATAGTTGAACCTAATCCTACTCCACATGGATTCATATGCTTAACTGCAACTGCTGCTGAACCTTCAAATTCAGATAAGATTTCTAATGCGGCGTTAGCATCAGCGATATTATTGTAAGATAATTCTTTTCCATGCAATTGTTCACTTGCAACGACACTATAAGAAGGTTGTTTTAATGTTTGATAAAATGCTGCTTTTTGATGTGGATTTTCCCCATAGCGTAATGTTTGTTTTAAGTCATAAGTAACGGTTAATTTTTCTTTAACTTCGATTTGATTTATTTCATTAAAATAGTTCGCGATCATGGCATCATATGAAGCAGTATGATTAAAAACTTTTCCTGCTAACATTTGGCGTGTTTTTAATGTCGTGTTCCCGTGTTCACGAATTTCAGAAATAACTACATCATAATCATTCGCATCAACAACTACTGTAACATCGTTAAAGTTTTTCGCTGCTGAACGTAACATTGATGGACCACCAATATCAATGTTTTCAATTTTATCTTCATGAGTGGCTTCAGGATTTTGAATCGTTTTAGCAAATGGATATAAGTTAACACAAACTAAATCAATATACTGAATGTTATTTTGAGCTACTTGTTCTTGATGATGAACATCATCTCGTTTAGCTAATAAACCACCATGTACCATTGGGTGTAATGTTTTAACACGTCCCTCTAATATTTCTGGAAAATGAGTGACTTCATCAATCGCAATAACTTCCATTCCCGCTTCTTCTAATGTTTTTTTAGTTCCTCCTGTTGAAATGATTTCATACCCTAATTCAACTAAGTTTTGAACAAATGATACTAAATTCGTCTTATCTGATACACTCACTAATGCACGTTTCATCTCTCATACTCCTCCTAAGCTTTTAAAAGCTTTGCTATCACTTGCGGATATAACTCATGTTCTAATGCGTGAATACGCGTTTCAATTTCTTCTTTTGTTTCATTTTCTGTTCGTTTAAAACAAGCTTGATCGATAATTTTTCCCGTATCAATTCCTGCATCAACATAGTGAACCGTTACTCCCATCACTTTCACGCCATACTTTAAGGCATCGCCAATTCCATCACGACCTGGAAAAGCAGGTAATAATGCTGGATGGATATTGATAATCTTCCCTTCGTAAGCTTCTAATAACGTCTCACCAATCAAACGCATGTATCCAGCTAATACAATTAAATCTGGATGGATTATCTCTAACTGTTTACAAATTTCTTTTTCAAAGTCAGCTTTCGTTTCATAGCTTTTTGGATTAAAAGTGAATGTGGGAATACTTAAATGTTTAGCACGTTCTAAACAATAAGCGCCCGGTTGATCACAAACTAACAAAGCGACTTCACATTCTTTTTGATGTAGCTTCTCAACAATCGTTTGAAAGTTGCTTCCACTTCCTGATGCAAAAACAACTATTTTTTTCATACTAGTTGAACTCCTTCACCATCTGTTACTTCTCCGATGATATGTGGTTGTTCCCCAGCTTGAGTTAAGATGTTCATTGCTTTTTCCACATCTTCTTTAGAAACGATAATTGCCATCCCAATCCCCATATTGAAGATGTTATACATTTCACGTTCATCTAAATTTCCTAATTCTTTTAAATAGTTAAAGATAGGTGGCATTGGATAGGAATGCTTATTAATTTTCACACCATGTCCGGCTGGTAAAGTACGAGGAATATTTTCATCAAATCCTCCACCTGTGATATGAGCCATTCCATGAACGTCCACTTCTTTTAATAAAGCTAAAATAGGTTTAACATAAATTTTAGTTGGTGCAAGTACAGCCTCTCCAACAGTCATTCCTAATGATTCTTCATATGTATTTAAATCAATATGGTTGTCTTTAAATAAAATTTTACGAACTAAAGAATATCCATTTGAGTGAATTCCGCTTGACGATAGTCCAATAATAACATCACCCGCTGTTACTTTTTCTCCTGTAATCAGCTGATCTTTTTCTACGACACCAACTGCAAATCCAGCTAAATCATAATGATCAACTTCATACATATCCGGCATTTCTGCTGTTTCTCCACCAATTAAAGCGGCACCTGCTTGCTCACAACCATCTGCCACCCCTTTAACAATGGCTTCAATTTTAGCGGGGTCATTTTTTCCAACAGCCACATAGTCAAGAAAATATAAAGGCTCTGCCCCTTGAACAACAATATCGTTTACACACATAGCAACACAGTCGATTCCAATCGTGTCATGGTGATCCGCTTTAATTGCCACCATTAACTTCGTTCCAACACCATCTGTTCCTGAAACTAATAATGGTTGTTTGTAATTTAATGCTGATAAGTCAAACATTGCTCCAAAAGAACCAATCCCAGAGAAAATCCCTTTTCGATGCGTTTTTGCCACGTGTTTTTTTATACGATTAACTGATTCGTATCCCGCTTCTAAGCTAACGCCAGATTGTTCATATGCTTTACTCATATCTTTTACACCCCTTATTTAACCTCTTTGTTTGCACACGTCACATCTTCATATAAATAGGTTGGGTAATCCCCATTAAAACAAGCCACACATTGTCCACAATTCTTTCCGAGTTTTAAACTGCGTCCAATTCCTTGAGTTAATCCCTCAACCGAAATGAAGGCTAACGAATCTGCCCCAATCACTTCGCGAATTTGTTCTGTTGTATGAGTTGCCGCAATCAGTTCATCATACGTTGAAAAATCTACTCCATAAAAACATGGAAATTTAATTTCTGGTGACGCAATACGGACATGCACTTCTTTAGCGCCAGCTTCGCGTAACATATCGACCATGCGACGAGAAGTTGTTCCGCGTACAATTGAATCATCAATTAAGACCACACGTTTATCTTTAACAATTGATCGAACAGCCGAAAGCTTCATCTTTACTCCTTGCTCGCGTAAAGATTGTGAAGGCTGAATAAATGTTCGTCCAATATACTTATTCTTAACCATTCCGATTTCAAATGAAATATTGGCTTCTTCCGCATATCCAATTGCAGCACTTAATCCTGAATCAGGAACACCTACCACAATGTCTGCCTCAACAGGTGCTTCTTTAGCCAAAACACGACCACAGTTTTTACGTGCTTGATGAACATTAATCCCCTCAATGTCACTATCAGGACGTGCAAAATACACATATTCCATGCTACACATACTTTGATCACATGTTGTTGCATAGCGTTCAGAAGTCATCCCCTCTAAATCAATACGAATGACTTCTCCAGGTTTAACATCACGAATGTATTCGGCTCCAATCACATCAAAAGCACATGTTTCAGAGGCAACGACAAGTCCATTTTCACCAATACGACCAATTGATAACGGACGTAATCCTAATTTATCTAAAGCAATATACATCTCATTTTCTTTTAATAATAAGAAGGCAAAGGCTCCTTCGATATATAATAACGACTCTTTTAAAGCTGTCATCATATCCCCACGTTGTCTTTTTAATAAATGAGCTAAAATTTCTGAATCTGAAGTAGTTTGAAAGATACTGCCTTCATTTTCTAAATAAACTTTTAACTGATTAGCATTAACTAAATTTCCGTTATGGCATAATCCAAGTGGTCCAGACTGAGAACGGAATAAGAACGGTTGAACGTTCATAATTCCGCCTCCTCCTGCTGTTGAATAGCGAACATGACCAATTGAGTGGATTCCTTTTAATCGATCAATATCCTGTTGAGTAAAGACATTACGAACAAGTCCCTCTCCTTTATGTTGATGAAGCTGTTTTCCATCACTCGTAACAATTCCAGCTCCTTCTTGACCACGATGTTGAAGTGCATGAAGTCCATAATACGTAAGTTCGGCTGCATTTTCATGATTAAAGACTCCAAAAACGCCGCATTCTTCATTCATTTTATTTTCAAAAAATAAATCTAACCCTGACATATTCCCCACCTTAACGACTGACGCGATTTAAAATTTCAAGATAAGCTTCTTCTACATTTCCAAGATCACGACGGAAACGATCTTTATCTAACTTTTCATTTGTCTCTTTATCCCATAAGCGGCATGTATCCGGTGAAATTTCATCTGCTAAAACGATGGTTCCATCTTCTGTACGTCCAAATTCAATTTTAAAATCAACTAAGCGAATACCTTGTGCATCGAAGAATTCAATTAATGCTTGATTGATTTCTAATGTCATTTCTTTAATTTTTGCTAGTTCTTCATAAGTAGCTAAACCTAATGCAACGGCGTGATCATCGTTAATTAACGGATCTCCGTAAGCATCATTTTTATAACATAATTCATAAACCACATTACTTGGTACTGTTCCCTCTTCAATTCCTAAACGTTTTGCCATGCTTCCTGCAATAATGTTACGCACGATGACTTCTAAAGGTACAATTTCAACTTTATGACATAATTGATCACGATCATTTAATTTTTCAATAAAGTGAGTTTTTACTCCACGTTTTTCTAACATTTCAAAAATAATCGTTGTAATCGCATTATTTAAAATCCCTTTATTCGTAATGCTTGATTTTTTTACTCCATTAAATGCCGTTGCATCATCTTTGTAGTGAATAATAACTTTTGCTTCATCCGTTGTTTTGAAAATTTGTTTTGCTTTTCCCTCGTATAACATTACTCTTGCTTGATTCATGGCTATGCCCTCCATTTTTCCCATATATAATATAGAAAGAAAAGTTAGATTATTTTATCTCCCCTATTCTTTCTTCTCTCCTCTTACTTCACTTACGTTAAGCGAGGTTCTTTAACCAAGAACCTCTGCTTGATTTAAACTTTTACAATCTAGTTTCATCAAGTATCTTCCCTATAAAGTTACTAACTGGCTTTGCCTTTTCTTTAAGTCACATCCAGTTATCATAACTTTTACGTGAAGATAATCGCTTGACTCAACCTTTTATATTATTTGAAATATTTAACTCCGCTTTGGAAGATCAGTTGATCGTAATCTCCCGGTACATTTTTGAAAATTTGTGATCCCATGCGTTCAGAGTGCCCCATCTTACCTAAAATTCTTCCATCCGGACTCGTGATCCCCTCAACAGCAGCAATTGATCCATTTGGATTGTAAATTCCATTCATTGTTGGTTTACCATTTAAGTCAACATACTGTGTAGCAATTTGACCCTTTTCAATTAATTGTTTAATCATCGCATCATTTGCTACAAATTTTCCTTCTCCGTGTGAAATCGCAACATTGTGGATATCTCCTACCTTCACGCCTGATAACCATGGTGATTTAGTTGAAGCAATACGAGTACGAACAATTTTTGACATGTGACGATTAATATCATTTTTCGTTAGAGTCGGTGAATCTTCTGTGACCATTCCAAATTTTCCATACGGTAACAATCCAGATTTGATTAATGCTTGGAATCCATTACAAATTCCTAAAATTAATCCATCACGCTCTAGTAATCCTTCGATACTTTCACGAATTTGTTCATTCATTAAAACAGAAGTAATAAATTTTCCTGAACCGTCTGGTTCATCACCTGCACTAAATCCTCCCGAAAGCATTAAAATTTGCGATTCATTAATGTGCTTCACCATACGCTCAATCGAAGCTTCGATATCGTTGTGATTTTGATTACAGAAGACATCAATGATTGAATGAGCTCCTGCCTGTTCAAAAGCACGTGCTGTATCATATTCACAATTCGTTCCTGGGAATACTGGTAAGAAGACTTGTGGAGTTGCTGCAAGTGATGATGTTTTAATCATTGTGTTTTCATATTTAATTTCTGGAACTTTTACTTCTTCAGTAGCTGAAGCAACTGGATATAATGAT of the Turicibacter sp. TJ11 genome contains:
- the purF gene encoding amidophosphoribosyltransferase, producing MSGLDLFFENKMNEECGVFGVFNHENAAELTYYGLHALQHRGQEGAGIVTSDGKQLHQHKGEGLVRNVFTQQDIDRLKGIHSIGHVRYSTAGGGGIMNVQPFLFRSQSGPLGLCHNGNLVNANQLKVYLENEGSIFQTTSDSEILAHLLKRQRGDMMTALKESLLYIEGAFAFLLLKENEMYIALDKLGLRPLSIGRIGENGLVVASETCAFDVIGAEYIRDVKPGEVIRIDLEGMTSERYATTCDQSMCSMEYVYFARPDSDIEGINVHQARKNCGRVLAKEAPVEADIVVGVPDSGLSAAIGYAEEANISFEIGMVKNKYIGRTFIQPSQSLREQGVKMKLSAVRSIVKDKRVVLIDDSIVRGTTSRRMVDMLREAGAKEVHVRIASPEIKFPCFYGVDFSTYDELIAATHTTEQIREVIGADSLAFISVEGLTQGIGRSLKLGKNCGQCVACFNGDYPTYLYEDVTCANKEVK
- the purH gene encoding bifunctional phosphoribosylaminoimidazolecarboxamide formyltransferase/IMP cyclohydrolase, which translates into the protein MKRALVSVSDKTNLVSFVQNLVELGYEIISTGGTKKTLEEAGMEVIAIDEVTHFPEILEGRVKTLHPMVHGGLLAKRDDVHHQEQVAQNNIQYIDLVCVNLYPFAKTIQNPEATHEDKIENIDIGGPSMLRSAAKNFNDVTVVVDANDYDVVISEIREHGNTTLKTRQMLAGKVFNHTASYDAMIANYFNEINQIEVKEKLTVTYDLKQTLRYGENPHQKAAFYQTLKQPSYSVVASEQLHGKELSYNNIADANAALEILSEFEGSAAVAVKHMNPCGVGLGSTIEEAYAKAYEADKKSIFGGIVALNREVSKELAEELHKIFLEIVIAPSFTPEALEILKQKKNIRLLTTDMTERLQPGEKLVSVKGGLLVQDLDIVQVKKEDLECVTDVKPTEEDLEQLLFGFKVCKHVKSNAITLVKDNMTIGVGAGQMNRVGAAKIALEQAGTLVEGSYLASDAFFPMSDTVELAAKYGVKAIIQPGGSIKDQDSIDACNKHGIAMVFTKVRHFKH
- the purN gene encoding phosphoribosylglycinamide formyltransferase; translation: MKKIVVFASGSGSNFQTIVEKLHQKECEVALLVCDQPGAYCLERAKHLSIPTFTFNPKSYETKADFEKEICKQLEIIHPDLIVLAGYMRLIGETLLEAYEGKIINIHPALLPAFPGRDGIGDALKYGVKVMGVTVHYVDAGIDTGKIIDQACFKRTENETKEEIETRIHALEHELYPQVIAKLLKA
- the purM gene encoding phosphoribosylformylglycinamidine cyclo-ligase — translated: MSKAYEQSGVSLEAGYESVNRIKKHVAKTHRKGIFSGIGSFGAMFDLSALNYKQPLLVSGTDGVGTKLMVAIKADHHDTIGIDCVAMCVNDIVVQGAEPLYFLDYVAVGKNDPAKIEAIVKGVADGCEQAGAALIGGETAEMPDMYEVDHYDLAGFAVGVVEKDQLITGEKVTAGDVIIGLSSSGIHSNGYSLVRKILFKDNHIDLNTYEESLGMTVGEAVLAPTKIYVKPILALLKEVDVHGMAHITGGGFDENIPRTLPAGHGVKINKHSYPMPPIFNYLKELGNLDEREMYNIFNMGIGMAIIVSKEDVEKAMNILTQAGEQPHIIGEVTDGEGVQLV
- the purC gene encoding phosphoribosylaminoimidazolesuccinocarboxamide synthase, whose amino-acid sequence is MNQARVMLYEGKAKQIFKTTDEAKVIIHYKDDATAFNGVKKSSITNKGILNNAITTIIFEMLEKRGVKTHFIEKLNDRDQLCHKVEIVPLEVIVRNIIAGSMAKRLGIEEGTVPSNVVYELCYKNDAYGDPLINDDHAVALGLATYEELAKIKEMTLEINQALIEFFDAQGIRLVDFKIEFGRTEDGTIVLADEISPDTCRLWDKETNEKLDKDRFRRDLGNVEEAYLEILNRVSR